In a genomic window of Rhodothermales bacterium:
- a CDS encoding tetratricopeptide repeat protein — protein sequence MKTLLSPFGGAAIVLSLLMLAPETALSQSGDQEKAMYYSLYYEDFKNENYAGALQNLQWILQNAPGFPRNNDRNFERAVKVFREMAVAEEDLATRQAYFDSALVIFDTAVSRLQDANAEVSERDWIFAKGKFIQENAEHLPDLQPMITDLYRQAYDLEPQKLQPYYMNYIIAGYAQKGDKQAAVDFIDVLDAEFPENEEVRTMLTNWRGALFTSPEERFDFISSQLEKDPSNCQFILEKFELALDLGFRDDVYQLEQRVLNCEATSKTFFLLGVMKLEDGEADQAFGMFEQAMGMPDGNERAKDIYYNMGIAQQQLGRLSRARTYFRRALDIDRNYGAAYMAIGDLYVTAVSNCGSFEREDRAVYWLVTDYYDRARSVDPTVAGAAQRKSRQYRAYYPDQEALFFKGWQVGQRYVVDYGCYGWISEATTVKSP from the coding sequence ATGAAAACGCTCTTATCCCCGTTCGGTGGAGCCGCCATCGTTCTCAGCCTGCTGATGCTGGCACCAGAAACCGCCCTCTCGCAGTCTGGTGACCAGGAAAAGGCCATGTACTACAGCCTCTACTACGAGGACTTCAAGAACGAAAACTACGCGGGTGCGCTACAGAATCTGCAGTGGATTCTGCAGAATGCGCCAGGGTTTCCTCGAAACAACGATCGAAATTTTGAGCGCGCCGTCAAGGTTTTTCGGGAGATGGCCGTCGCTGAAGAGGACCTCGCCACGCGGCAGGCCTATTTCGACTCAGCGCTAGTCATTTTCGACACAGCCGTGTCCAGATTACAGGACGCAAACGCAGAGGTGAGCGAGCGGGACTGGATCTTCGCAAAGGGCAAATTCATACAGGAAAACGCAGAGCATCTGCCGGACCTGCAGCCCATGATCACGGACCTCTACCGGCAGGCTTACGATCTGGAGCCTCAGAAGCTGCAGCCTTACTACATGAACTACATTATCGCCGGCTACGCACAGAAAGGCGACAAGCAGGCTGCGGTTGATTTCATTGACGTCCTCGACGCGGAGTTCCCAGAGAACGAAGAGGTGCGCACCATGCTCACCAATTGGCGAGGCGCACTGTTCACGTCGCCCGAAGAGCGATTTGATTTCATTTCCAGTCAGCTTGAAAAGGATCCGTCGAACTGCCAGTTCATACTCGAGAAGTTTGAGCTCGCTCTTGATCTGGGTTTTCGAGACGATGTCTACCAGCTTGAGCAGCGCGTGCTGAACTGCGAGGCTACGTCGAAGACGTTCTTCTTGCTGGGTGTCATGAAGCTCGAGGACGGCGAAGCCGATCAGGCGTTCGGAATGTTCGAGCAGGCCATGGGAATGCCGGACGGCAACGAAAGGGCCAAGGATATCTACTACAACATGGGAATCGCCCAGCAGCAACTGGGTCGACTCTCCAGGGCCCGGACGTACTTCCGGCGAGCGCTCGATATTGATCGCAACTACGGTGCTGCATACATGGCCATCGGCGACCTCTACGTCACCGCGGTGTCTAACTGCGGTAGTTTCGAACGAGAAGACCGCGCCGTGTACTGGCTCGTCACGGACTACTACGACCGCGCCCGCTCTGTAGACCCGACGGTCGCAGGTGCAGCGCAACGCAAGAGCCGCCAGTATCGAGCCTACTACCCTGACCAGGAGGCTCTCTTCTTCAAGGGTTGGCAGGTGGGCCAGCGCTACGTGGTAGACTACGGATGCTACGGCTGGATCAGCGAGGCGACTACCGTCAAGAGTCCGTAG
- the eno gene encoding phosphopyruvate hydratase, whose amino-acid sequence MSIIEEVIARQILDSRGNPTIEVDVITTEGAFGRAAVPSGASTGEHEAVELRDGDPDVYMGKGVLQAVRNVNEMIAPEIMGFEVLQQTALDRYLIDLDGTPNKSKLGANAILGVSLAVARAAADTLGLPLYRYIGGTHTNRLPVPMMNIINGGRHADNNVDMQEFMVMPTGAASFSEALRMGVEIFHNLKKVLQSKGYNTAVGDEGGFAPDLKSNEEAIEVILEAVEKAGYEAGKDMHIALDPASSEMFEDGAYVFYKSDPGKRRSSDDMVKFWTSWVDQYPIISVEDAMDENDWAGWKNLTEAVGDRVQLVGDDLFVTNTERLRKGINEGCTNSILIKLNQIGTLTETLEAIELAHQNGFTSVISHRSGETEDATIADLAVATGAGQIKTGSASRSDRTAKYNQLLRIEQEIGAVAEYPGLNAFRF is encoded by the coding sequence ATGTCGATCATCGAAGAAGTAATCGCACGTCAGATTCTTGACAGCAGAGGCAATCCAACCATCGAAGTCGACGTCATTACGACCGAGGGTGCCTTTGGTCGGGCGGCGGTTCCGAGCGGCGCCTCCACCGGTGAACACGAGGCCGTGGAGTTGCGAGACGGCGACCCCGACGTGTACATGGGAAAGGGCGTTCTGCAGGCCGTACGAAACGTGAACGAAATGATCGCGCCCGAGATCATGGGCTTCGAGGTTCTGCAGCAAACGGCCCTGGATCGATACCTCATTGACCTCGATGGAACTCCCAACAAGAGTAAACTCGGCGCCAACGCAATTCTTGGAGTCTCTCTTGCCGTGGCCAGGGCGGCTGCAGATACGCTGGGACTCCCGCTTTACCGGTACATCGGTGGCACGCACACGAACCGGTTGCCCGTACCCATGATGAACATCATCAACGGGGGCCGGCACGCCGACAACAACGTGGATATGCAGGAGTTCATGGTGATGCCGACCGGTGCTGCGTCATTCTCGGAAGCCCTCCGCATGGGTGTCGAGATCTTTCACAATTTGAAAAAGGTGCTGCAGTCGAAAGGCTACAATACGGCGGTCGGTGATGAAGGTGGTTTTGCTCCAGACCTGAAGTCGAACGAGGAAGCGATTGAGGTCATCCTGGAGGCGGTGGAGAAGGCCGGATACGAGGCCGGAAAGGACATGCACATCGCACTCGACCCGGCGTCTTCGGAGATGTTCGAGGACGGCGCTTATGTCTTCTACAAGAGTGATCCCGGAAAGCGCCGGTCGTCCGATGACATGGTCAAATTCTGGACAAGCTGGGTCGATCAATACCCGATTATTTCAGTCGAAGACGCGATGGACGAGAACGACTGGGCCGGGTGGAAAAACCTCACCGAAGCGGTCGGTGACCGCGTGCAGCTCGTCGGCGACGACCTGTTCGTGACAAATACGGAACGGCTTCGCAAGGGTATCAATGAGGGCTGCACGAACTCTATCCTGATCAAGTTGAACCAGATCGGTACCTTAACCGAAACGCTCGAGGCAATCGAACTGGCACACCAGAATGGATTTACGTCCGTTATCAGTCACCGATCAGGGGAAACGGAGGACGCTACGATTGCTGATCTTGCCGTCGCGACAGGCGCCGGCCAGATCAAGACGGGTTCGGCAAGCCGGAGCGATCGGACGGCCAAGTACAACCAGCTTTTGCGGATCGAGCAAGAAATCGGCGCGGTGGCCGAGTACCCCGGTCTGAACGCATTTAGATTCTAG
- a CDS encoding septum formation initiator family protein encodes MEIGLLTWLKEPRVRKRFVLAAISFVIVWLTFFDSHSLVKRIAWHRELGQLQQANEELELEISHLETEIEKGLSDERVEQIAREEYHMKKPEETVYRIETAD; translated from the coding sequence ATGGAGATCGGACTTCTCACATGGCTGAAGGAACCTCGGGTTCGCAAGCGTTTCGTTCTTGCAGCGATTTCGTTCGTCATCGTCTGGCTGACATTCTTCGACAGCCACTCGCTTGTAAAGCGAATTGCATGGCACCGGGAGCTGGGCCAACTGCAGCAGGCCAACGAGGAGTTGGAACTCGAGATCAGCCACCTGGAAACCGAGATTGAAAAAGGCCTTTCCGATGAACGTGTGGAGCAGATCGCTCGCGAAGAGTACCACATGAAGAAGCCCGAAGAGACCGTCTACCGAATCGAGACCGCCGACTAG